Part of the Acropora palmata chromosome 10, jaAcrPala1.3, whole genome shotgun sequence genome, CCTTTCTGTCTTACCCAGAGAGATGGCTGCTCTGAATGCCTCTGTTACCCTTGCAAAGTCACTCACATCATGGATGTCAATTACATCACAAATATCAGAATCAAGGTAATGATGACGTAATTCATTGGTGCAACGACGCATGAAATTGCTGATGTCACTGCTGCCAGAGTCACAACCAACAAAATGGGGAATGATGGCCACCTGAGGATGGCTGGAGGTGAACTGCTTGAGCCAATGACTTACACAAGTGGATTTTCCACAACCACTTTCACCTACAAACAACACAAGAGTAATAATGTATTTATGTTTATCCCATTAACTCATTGTTGATCATAGCAATGTACTGTTCTTTCCCTTACTATCCActtctataatttttttggtacCACTTTTATTACCCTGAACTCATCACACAAAGTATTACACATttcagggttagggtttagggtttggTGGAAAAGTATACAATAATTTACCAGCTAGCACCAACACTGGCGGCAGGATTTCCTTGTCACTGTCAGGAAGACTGGTCATAAAAGTGCTGATTGCAGCTGTTGGAGCCACCATATTGGACTTTCTTTTGATTCCCTGTTCCACTTCAGCATGAAGGTTCAACACTTCTATTATCTCCCTTATTCGTGGAGTCTTcacaaataaattacaatgCTTCGAAGCAAGTGCCTCTTGGGCAGACCATTCATGCCACACTTCTGAGTCAGTAGTAGGAAATATCAGTGGATTTATTGATGGATAATGAACCTCTATAACTGCAACCCAGTCTTTCATTAACTGCTCTCCAAGTTCTTCAAGAGAGGCAAAATGACGAACTGGTAACTCTGGATAAGATGAAAAAATTAGACAAGTTCAAAGGTTAACAATGAGAAAAGGGTGTTCTAGAATCAAACATTGGCTATTGTCAATGTGCAAATGCTAGTTCATGGCTTACTTAGTTATCTCACTTTACACAGGTATGTTATGGCTAACCATTAAGAAAGCTTTCCTCTTTGCAACAGATGATCTGAATAATGATCAGGAAATGATGTAGACTCTGGGGATGACTTTGTTCCCCACTACTGAAAAACCAGTCATTGTGACCAACAGTTGACCTCCTAAACAGAGTAATTCTTTAAACTAGGTGATTAATATGTGTAAATTTGATGATTGCAGGCCGGTATAACTAATGTTCCTTGTTAAAAAGTAATGCTGGTGCCATTAACAGATCTATGAGAACTTTTAAGAGCTATAAGCTAAGAGAATAACTTATTTGCAAACCTGTATCAATAATCTGCTGTTTCAGCTCTCTTAGCTTCCTTGCAGCATATTGACTCTCGGGTTTGTTCAGGGACACTAAACTTTCTTGAACAGATACATCCACAGGATCTTGAAGATTCTCTTCCATTTTTGTGTTGCTCCGGAAGTAAAAGTAGCCAAAGTCATACTTCCTACGGAAAGATGCTTGCACGATTTCTAACTCTGTGATACTGTTAAACCTAACATTCATAAAACTGTATAAGTGACCATTATAGTGCAAAGATCCAACAGACATGTTGGCCCTTGTTGTTAGGGAGGAGGCGTGATCCACTGGTTAGGGTGTAGGGTTTGTATGTGGTTGCCTCGCGTTCAAATCCCGTTCTAAGCTCTGATCAGGATTTGTTTCCAGTTGTCCTGGATTCAACTTTTCCATGCCTTGTAAATAACCAACTGGtcacgaaaactcagaccccttAAATTATCTCAGTCCTCAGACCCTGAAAACTTTAATCTTGTTCAATTCTTATCACCTAAAAAGTTTTATGGTCACGCAAGGTTCATAGGCAACAGCCACGAAACTCAGacccgaaaactcagacctagACAACCCAGAGTGTCTGAGTTTTTGGGGTCTGAGGCCTGAGTTTTttggggtctgagttttcatGATACCAGCCAACTagttgcctcctgccagttggggtTCTTAATCATGCTTCCATTAAGTTTCAATTGTTTCTGTCAGATTATTTaaagtggagtgcctgtgaactaACTTGATACAATGAAAGTGCACTTCCACTTTAAACAAAGCCTTTTAGGGTTTAGAGGTAGGATTAGTCTGCTGACTGCTCTAACAACTTTGCAACCCTAATCTAAGGAGAAGTCACCAGcaatcaattcaattcaatgaatGAATTTCACTTGTAATGATTTGCTGTTTTGAAAGTCAATCATATTGACTGAAGTATCCTCGATGATGAGAACTTGAACAAATACTGAGTGAAATGAATCCCTAATTTCATTCGTCACGGTCTCATTACAGATACATAGattgaatttaaatttcgAAATTTACGTAGACTGCACGTCATTGAATAATGAGTGCATTTATTGCGTTCGACAGAACACATACTATTTAcgttgttttaatttccacGGGTTTTACGATGTCCAATGGGTATTGATCGTGGATGCCAGGTCATTTCAGGCATTGGCTGTCATCTTGAggtgtcacgcaacgcttGCCCCGTTGGGTGACGCCCCCAACGGCTGTGAAGGAGACTGATGCCAGGCAAGTTGAATTAGCTGCGTTATTGTGGatttcaaaagtacgaggTTTAGACCATGTCTGTAGTCggtggtcagccaaaaaaaacacgCAGATACCaattataaagcaacaaaacccatcgaacgcacttttctaatctcaGATTTTCACTAGTCTCGCAAAAAATTTTGCGTACTAAATGTGCACGTTGATAcctgttttcttcttcaagcACCCAATCATATCCACACGCCGATGCAGTTTCAAAGTTCCTGTTCAGCCATTCCTCAGTAGCTGGATCTTTCACCTCATTCTCGGCAGCTCGATGAACACCGTATCTGCTGCCCAACAGACAAATGAAGAATGGTGCACATCTTCCAACGCTATCCAAACACATACGAAGAACATGTTCACTGTTGTGGTGAGACTGACTCTTGTTCCAGCGTAAATCTACCGGTAGGAACGAAATTCCTCGCGTATTGCATAGTGTGTTCAATTGAGGAAATATGCACTCCCGTAAGAAGTCCCTTTCTCTGTGAAAATCTTGAAAAGTTGAGCAAACAAAAGGTCGAATGACTTCTCTACGAGCAGCTTGACTTCTTGCTGCAGATAAACTCGTCCCGTCCCTCAGTTTTCCCATTAGCAACTAATGGAGGGCCTGTGGGGTCCTCGCTGAAAtatgaaagataaaaacatgCACCACTTGCATTGGTTGATCGTCCTCAAGCAACATAAGCCGCCGTTACCACGGTGACGGGCAGGTTAACAGCCCTTTTTTGCTTGGTTTAACTCACCCTACTCCAGTCGAGTCAAGTATAGAATCCGATTTCAACTGCCTTATCGAGAACTCGACCCAGTACTTACTTGGAACTGaatcaagatggcggctgTTTCTGGGCTCTTCGATGAAGAAATTCTTCAGAATGTTTACAGCAAAATAAGTTGTCGAAAACCAGAAGTAAAGACTCTGCTGACACTTTTTGGACCAAGGTCTTCATATCCGTGCCCTGCAATATTTATATGTGGCCACACGGCGACTGGAAAGAGTTTTGTTGTGGAAACGCTGCTGCAAGAAATGCAGGTCTGTTTTTAAGGCTGTGTCGTTATATCCTGTCCGTTTATTAAGTCAATTAGTCTTTAAGCTGGCCACGTCACTGTCCTCCCCACCTTTATACGGTCAATTTATCTGTAGGTTAACGCAAAATTGGCTAACCATTAGGGCTTAAAATACTTGCATTCATATCAATAAGTGTATATagtaggaaacattgttgggATGCTATCTCATTCAAAACTATCTCAAACAGACATAAACTAATGAAATGAcgttatttcctttttttcccctttaCATTGATCGTAGCTTCCACATGTGACAGTGAATTGTGTGGAGACTTTTACAGCACGCTTGATTTATGAACACATTTTATACCTGATACAAGACATGGATCAGCAAGCTAAATCCAATGTTCCACCCAAATGTGACAACATGACTGATTTTATTCgacaacttaaaatttatCTGTCGTCAAGAAACTTtacaaatgaaacatttttcattatcCTTGATAAAGCAGAGAGACTGCGTGATATGGAGGCTTTTGCATTACCAGCGTTTTTAAGACTTCAGGAGCTAACACAACTTAATATCTGTGTAGTCCTGCTAAGTCAAATCGTGTGGGAAAAATTCCAAGTTGGGACTGGATTTTATGAGCCTGTGAGCATCCACTTTCCTGATTATTGTAAAGCAGAATTGCTTCAGATTATGGAGAAAGACTGCCCTTCATCATATCCTGTGGAATTTTATAAGGCATACTGCCAGCTTCTTGCAAGTGTGTTTTATTCAGTATGTCGGGATCTAAATGAATTACGGTATCTGGTAAGTGACACTTAACTTTTTAGACATTCATCTGAGTTTTAAAGGGAGTATTCTAATCGAAGTGGGAAATATGTCTAGCATTGAAAGCATTAGCAAAACTTTGCTACAATCCATGCTATAACTaagttgttttctcttttgagaAATTTCAGTTCTTTTATATGTTGAAGATCagtgaaaagaaagacaaaggAGCTTAACTTAACAAACCCTAATACAAACAATTTTAATCTAATATAATCTacaattttttggtaaaaaaaagacGAAGAACATCTGTGTGGTCAGACAATGGGGCTAATGTCAGTGTGTGTCTAtcttgttttaaaaacaaaaattttggtttcatcaaacgagttgataaaggttgaattaccactgtgaaagatttagaaagctgacgtttcgagcgttagcccttcgtcagacaAATAGAGGAATTATggggtgttgtggtttatatgagagtgtacacggtggtaattcaacctttatcaactcgtttgataaaactaaaatttttcttttcatctctcccaccgacgcagcaccacagtttctttagaaactagaaatccattatCTTGTTTTGAGATACTTTTATCTATTGCGCCTGCAGTTAATAATGTCAGGAATTTATGCTTGGAATGGTCAAAATTGTCTAGCATTATTCCAGTGAATGGAATTTGAGTTGCATTGCCATTTCCCTTGTGATATGAAATATTGCTTTGTGAACATCTTTAAGGAAgatatttaaattttgttggttttttcaggcttcttccttcgtattgcttaaattggaaaatttactgcggtgatcattcttcactttcatctacaaccgcagtacaatatgaatttcatatatatttcacagtATTTGCTTTGTTGTCAAGAACATCTAGTTGTCATCCTGGAGAAatcaaataatattatgcaTCTACCATAACGTAATCTCTAACTTAACATAACATTTTGTGGATGTTGATGAAGAACTTAGCATTCATGGCTGCTTTAAGTAACAGTTACTATCAAAATGTCATCTCTGCAACATGTATACTGTGGAATGATGCTTTTCTCAAatggacaaaacaaagcagtaTACATTTTAATCCTTCTGAGCTTTTGATTACCTGTAAGCAGCAAACTGGAAGGGGTTTTAATGCTATATATGAAGTATTTCTTTCTATGaactacccccccccccccccccacagcATTCAAGCCACTCTATATAAATGAAGAGGTTCTATGTTACTCAAATGGTTGTACAATAATTGGTTTCCTTGATAATCAGCACTGGAAATATTAATGAAACCACTTTCTACATTTAGGCTATCCTGCATTTCTCCAAATACTGTGAACCAGTTGATTCAAGTGAAGCTGAATTAACGGACATCCGTAAGCTGTGGCGCAACATAGAGCCACACCTAAAGAAAGCACTGAATACCGTTTATCTGAGGGAGATTTCAAGTGATCACTGGCAGAATGTTATGGGGCAAAACACACTGGCTGACAGTGACAGCCAGGAAGAACAAGGTATATGGTGTTTGGGTTGACCACAAATGTGAAAATATGTTAACATTGAAATACCCTGCAAATGTAATGTAATTtaatctcttcttcttcttttcataTTGTCTAATTTTCCCCCCTCCTCACCTATTCTGCCTTTTTTCGGTCTCTCTGTAACCACTCCCTCTTCCTATTTCCAAAGTTCCAAAGGTTTCTTCTTGTCCTCTTTCTAATAATGAACTACACATTTCCCTCCTGAGTGTTCAATTAAGGTTCTTGTCATGGTTAGACTGAATTTAAGAACTGAATACTACATGTTTTTTGACTTGCAGTCCCAGACTCTTGAAAAAGTAAGAGAATACATGTTAGTTgagtgtttttgttgtttctttcataAGACACCTCTGAAAAGAAATCTGTGTTCTTTTACAGGTTTGTTTGTTCGTTCACACATTGAACTGCCATTTTACACCAAATATTTGCTGATCGCAGCATACCTTGCATCATACAATCCTGCCCACACAGACAAACGTTTCTTTGCCAAACAAGGAAAACGAGGGTTAGGCAACAGAGCAAAAGCGGCtgcaaagggaaaaaaatccaacactcaacttacaggtaagcGTGGGAAATGTTATAGTGGTTATTTGAAATTGTAGAGGCTTGTGCTGGCATTCATCCAGTtctatatttattttgttcctgtaaatttattaataattatcagaTAATAGAAATTATTCGAATGTTGTTGCAATACCTGCTTCTAACAGATTAACAGGTTGTCAGTGGAAATTCTgttcttttgctttgatttattttagaaaacacTTTCAATAATGCTTCTTTTAAGGGGAACTTGCTTGACATTTTACACAATATCTGTGTATCAAATATTctaataataactatttttaaaaattgtggTTTTCACtgataaaaaaattggaaCAAAATCTTGAATTCTCATGACCGTTTAAGTATGCCTTCTTTGGTGCTGTTTTAAGCTTGATTTGGAACAAGTTGATGGCACGTTCATACCATGAAATGGTTGTAAGTAGCAGCGAAAACTTCAAATGTTAGACGCGACCCAGTATTTTTCGCAGTTCACTGGTCTATAAACAACACGAAGAAGTCAACTGGGCATTGGTCATTCGAAGGCCAGTTTCCATCGTGTCAGAGTTGGGTAAAGGATGCAAGGAAGAATTTGTTCAACGAAAAGGGAAAGATAAAGCAACACTTCTTGACACCCTTGTCAGCATAGGGTTCCTGCGATTCCTCAAGTGGCGAGTCTGCTCGGAAGACTGACAGTAGGTAGTCGggttaataaaaaatgaaacctGCCTAAAGAGTTCTGCATAAAGAACCAGTTTCATCGAACACAATAAGGACAAAATCATCTAGGAGTTCAGACAAAATTGAGACTTGATGACCTTAAATACGCGGCCTTGGTGTCTTCCGTTACCGAAGTTTAACTCTGTTACTGCACTACTGTCCAGAGTTTTGGCACCCACAAAGAGTTAAGTACAAGCTGAACTAATTGGCTAGCGGTAATTTTTCTTAGGCCCCAAGAATTTCCAGTTGGACCGACTTATGGCAATATTCTACAGTATTGTGGAGGATAATGTAGTCCCCTCTGCCAGCATCCTCTGTCAAATTTCATCTCTGGTTTCACTGAACTTGTTGGCTCAAGTCACCTCAGACGATCAGATAGACTGCCCGAAATACAAGTGCCTTGTAAATTTTCAGACCATTTGTGACATTGCTAAGCAGCTCAAGTTCGAAATCATGCATTACTTGTACGACTTTGTTTGAGGTTTTTATTGAGTTGCTGATCGGTGTTATTCCCATCTCGAAAAGATGTCAAAGGAAAGGGCCTGTCGTTTTTTATATCGAAACTCTTACAGGGCGGAAAAATCAGCACAGATTTCGTGTGGTAAATCGGTTCAGTCATTGACCAAACTACAGCATATTGTATTTGCAATGGAGTTATTTATTTGCGCCTTGTCAAAAGGGAACATTTTCATTGCTTACATCCCACACTTGAGTAAAagtctttaattttgtttttatgtacaAGAAGCTCACCAACACATTTATTATCAGGTATACAAAAACACATGGTCCCTTTAAAGTTTGCTGCCAATGTACTCTCGGTACATCAGAGGAAACTTGTGAGGTTGTGAGAAGTTATGTTGTTGCAATCTTTCCTGTCTGTAAACAAATAAGCTCGAAGGCTCTTCCTATATGCTATGTCCAGTTAGAGATAACAAGAAAGGTGATCCTGCATTTAattgtgaaaatgaaagtctGGTTTGGTTTGTCAGTCGTCGTTTCATCCTCAACCAATTTGAAAACGCCCATGGGTAGGGAGGAGAGGGGTTATACTCTTGGAGGTAGTCTGCTGTCCTGGACGTCATCAGGTTCCAAATCTCCCAGCAGATTATCGGATATCTTCTCTCTAAGACGACCGCCATGCTGAAATATATCAAACCCTGAAATCACCACACTGACAACTAGTAGAGTCACATGAAGCAATTGCCACGATATGAGAGTACTACGTTAATGATTTATTATGCACACTTTTATGAGATAATGGACTCAAAAAATGACGAATTtctcacaacaacaaaaacagcaacaacaaacttaCGGTTTTTGGGCGCTGGATTTTAGGAGGCGGTGAATACACCAAACTCACACctgcaatttttgaaaaagggaaaatgtcAGGAATTTATGTTGTGCCCAAATTATTAAAATCAGGTAGACTGCGTCTTTGTCATTAAGAATAGTTTGTTATTCCAAAATTCCCATCCGTGCTCTTGTGTTAGCAACACTTTGAACCTTACtttaccattaatttttttgagacATTCGTCACAATCTTACGAAAGAAATGCAAGTGCTCTCTAGTTAAACTTGCCTAGaatgaatgtttttttcctgCTCAAATACATGATTTTCGTTCCGTGTTAATTTCTTCGCCACAAGGCAAGATGGAAAGTTTGTTAGTTGGCGGACACGTTGTCTCTAACGAGGCATTCTCTGGCCTCCCTCTGTACATAGGCTTAGATAAACCCTTAACTTACCAGGGTCTGGTGTAGTTGCTTGTCTCTGCGGAAACTGAACAGGAGGTGGCCAAACACCTCCCCCGACAGGGCTGACAACATTAACGGGTTTAGCTGAACGAGTAGCCAACGAAGGAATAAATGTGGGGGAGGCCACGAAAGCTTCCGGTGGTGTCCTGTACGAGGATAAAGGACGTTTATCTGTCCGGGAGGCGGGTCGCGAGCCTAAAGGAAATAAATCAACTGTAATCCTTTCGGTTTTGAAGCAGATAAATGATTGATGAAGCACACGTAGTAAACGATTTCAGCTTTCAGTTAATTTCGGAAACACGAACGAAATTAAAGGTAATGCTATATACTGTAATAAAAAGATTATTCAGTATAAGGTCTCTTACCAGCTCCAGATCCTGGTCTTGATAGACCGCTGGTCAGATGTTGTTCATATTCATAGATctaaaacattgaaaatgcGGAAACATATATTTCATATAGACACAAACTAATGGATAAGGTATTTGGCGCAAAATATCTTCAGTCACGACTGTCGAGGGCCATTATGTAAATTTCTGAGGGAAAAAAAGCATCTGATCAAGAGGAATATGTATTGAATGAGAATGAGATTCAAGTATTTAAGAAAGAATTTTTATTGTGAGAGTAATAAGTTTCACCTGTCTTTGGAGATCTTCCACTCGTTCAAAAGCATCAAGTTTAAGATTCCGCTCATGATCCAGTTGTAACATCATTTGCTTTAAGGCCTAAACAATaatcaaaaaaaagaaaaacgttaaGAGACCTTTTTTGACtataaaaaggaaacaaaaacactatACGTAGTTTTCACCTGACATTATCGCCGCCCTTTTCTTAGGCACGTGTCCTCCGTATTTCCATgactaaaattattattgttcttcgTTACCGCTTAAGTTTGCTACCACATTACCAGTGTTATGATTACCTTCTTGGATTGCTCTTGTGCAAAAAGATTCTTTCGCTGATCTCTGTCCAAATTTTCTGAAGAACAAAAATTGCTTATAATTCTCGTAGATAGAGAACGGTCCAGGAATTGTGCAAAGATGTTCCCGGTAAATTGGAAGTACTTTATCTCACTGGTTTTTAAACGGCACTCTGCTTGGTATATTTACTAtgaaattcttcattttttatcaCATTTCTTGACGTTCACAATTTAGTGGGTCCTAGGCCTGAACATCCCTCGTTCACTTCACTTTTACTTGTGGCTGTAGTTGTGGTTATAATTATGGTTATAGCATTCTGCCAAGTAATCGGTAATTGTCAATCAGGGAAGATGAAATCCCTTACGCGTAAGAAGACGAAGCTGCATCTCTTTCTCCTCAAGATCTGCAatctgaaaacaaaggaaatttccAATATTGAAGTTGCGCGATTCCACATCCGCTTACATTTGAGGTCAGAAGGAGGACAGGCTATCAAAGTATTGTTAAAAATACTTGGACGCCCTGATGAAAGACTGACTCACAAGTTTATCGATGTTTGTGGATTTTGCCAGTTCCAGCTGTCGCGTGCTATTCGCCTCTTGCATTTGAGCGTGCATTTTCTGGAGTTTGGTTTTTTGCTGAacgaagagaaagaaaatagCATCAATAAGAATGTAGTGGTTTGTTAAACAGAGCCGGGAGAGGGCTAGAAGGGGCCGTGACAATCATGATTCTACCTCATACTGCAGTTTCTTGCGCAATTTCTGGCATTCGCGTTCCACTTCAGAAAGAGCCTGAAATATAGAGAATAACAACTGAAGTTATGTGGGTGAGTAAGACATGGTCCGGCAAAGACCTCAGTCATAATTGAAATGAACTAGTTCTGCGTCCTGTGGACGGCTATGAAAGGACCCACCTTCCTTAGAGCGGCCTGTTCCTGCTTGAAGAGAATCTCTTTTTCATCTGCAATCTTCTTCACTTCCAGGCATTCTCTTTTCGCTTTGTCAGCCTCTTCTCGTAAGCTCTCCACCTTAAAGGAATCGTATTATTAGTTGTAGCTTATGCAACTTTCACATAGCCTTTAACAAAGTCAGAGAAAATATATTTGCAGTAACAGGACTACTCAAAGCTCTTGTCGGTGTTTAAAGCAACTTCTGAAGACGCCTAACCTTCTGTATTTCCTTTTTATCTTAACCATAAATTCTGCAGGTTAAACTTATTGGGCATAAACTAGCGGGCTTCAGGACAATGATGGGTATAGTCTCAAGCCCACACAAATATGATaatcaaaatgttttcttttaatggcTTTACAACATTTCTTGAGTGCAACAAAAGTAAATATGGGGCACCTGTATACAGACGGCAGGAATCCGAGTCAATTTTGCCTTCTTGGAACTATAATTACGTGACCAGTTATTTGTGTTGTATAAAAGATTACAAAGCAAGAAGCATGTAGTGGTTCCTACCGAGTCATGGTACCGTATAAAGAGACGAGTCCGCTTCCAGTTGTTCATTgtctttattttgaaaaactgtAAGGATATAAAAGAAGTAACCAAAAAGAATTACATTATGATTTTACGGCAATTACCCCGAatcaattaaaacaaactgATGCCGCTCTTGAAAGCAAGAATTATAGCTGGAGACGCATGTATTTTCAAACTTGCTGCGCTTCACATCAGTACTGAAAAggtaaaacagaaaattgcACAGTCTCTGCGGACTGGGGTTTGTTACCAGTTGTCCTAAATGCTTGTTTTCCTCTTGGAATCTCCTTATCTGTTCCGATTTTGCCAAGACTTGCCTCGAGGCGGCTTCACTTTCCTCTGTAATGAAGAAAACATGTTGAAACTTAACTTCAAAATGAGAAACTGTGACTCAATTCAATGGTGAACACGATGCCGCCAGATTGCCAGTCATGGCTTTTGCAttgaaaacagtttttactGAAGATTGCTCTCTTTGATAAACTAAACGACATTTCGGTTGGAAAATAATTTCTCATTTGCTTGTTACGATCAAGAGCAGTGAAAAGGTGACATGATCATGTCAAAGAAATCGGACTTGAAATCAACCTTTTAGGGTTCCAGACTTCTCTCGAAGTTTCTTCATATCTTCTACAGCTTTACGTCGCACGTCATTCAAACCCTCATGCACGTCATCATGCAGAAACAATCTTGATgggaaacaaaacagaacGATAAtcacaaaagtaaaaattggATGAGATAGACTAGTGAACAATGGGTAATCAGTTGTTAACGATAACAAAATCCACTGGCTTCAATTTTTGGCTCAGTTACAGTGCTGGTGTCGCTTTGGTTTTGAGGAGATCAGCCTTCTATTCCAGAGCGCCCCTAGGTATCAATTCATTTCTGCTGTGCTCTCTGAACAAACGTCGCATTCTTTAATTCTCAGTATCCTGCTGGTGTTTTACTCACCGAAATTCTTCAAAGcgatttttcattgaaaaacagttGGAGAACAATTCCTGAACCAAGGAAGCAAAGTCGCTCTTGATCCGCTCTCTCAGCTctttttccttaaaaaaaaaggaaagaaaagacaatTGGTGAATGATTGCCTGGTTTCCTTTCTAAGCAGGGTGACCGGCATGCACTCTGAGAGGAATCTAACTTCGAAATagcgaaaaaagaagaataCCCTTACTTGATTCATAAGAGATTCTCGCATCTCGGCAATCTTTGCTCGAAGAGCAGTGATTTCTGtaaaaaaggagaagaaactttCAGAAATCCAGTGAGGAACAAACTTCCTCGACCAAATTAAACGTTAAGCATAAGCTGTAGAACGGCACTTCGTCTGAAAGTGAAGTAAACAATCTGCCTTTCGTTTCGAGCGTTTCTAGCGTGGAACCTTCAGTTGTTTTCCATAGAGATTGGACTCTGCTTTCTTACCAAGAAGCTGTTCGTGACTGCGGTCTGCCAACTGACAGTGAACATCTACTACGGTTGCTGAACTGTGGGCTTCAATTGTGTCCAAATGCTGCTTGATTTCCTTATAAAATGGAAGTTAAAACCATATATGTGGATTCAatggagaaaaacaatttagaTCTTTTGAATGTTCCTTCAGTACCAAAGACATACTCAAGAGTTTCAGCGTAAATTTTCACTCTCAAACAAATTTTAAGTCCGATTTTATATGTAATAAGGGATGCATGTTTACATTGAAGTCATACCTGCTCTCTTATGTATAATAGTTGATGTTGATGACGTAACAGGTTCTCGTAGTACATTGCATAGCTGGGGACGTGGaatgaaagaggaaaatataatCACATGAATTTGGGTGGACGTTAGCTTAATGGGTTAGCCTTTTATTTTCGAGCCATGTCCTAGAATAGTATCACACTTTCCTTTTGTTGGTCTAACGAGTCAGCAGCTAATGACATAACCTAAATCGTCTGTTTGTTAGTTTTTTCAACTAATTTTACTGCCTGCAATCTTTCTTGTTCGAATCCGAGGTCATCTTCTCTTAAATGGGCAAAGGAAAACAACTACAGTGTCCTCCATTTACAGCAAAACGCATCTGAAAGAATTCGACTCTATAGCATCCTTATTCATTCAGCTTTAATTAAACCTAGTAAAACCTGTTTCTAGTCTTTGCTTATAACCTCTTC contains:
- the LOC141895512 gene encoding origin recognition complex subunit 5-like isoform X3, whose protein sequence is MAAVSGLFDEEILQNVYSKISCRKPEVKTLLTLFGPRSSYPCPAIFICGHTATGKSFVVETLLQEMQLPHVTVNCVETFTARLIYEHILYLIQDMDQQAKSNVPPKCDNMTDFIRQLKIYLSSRNFTNETFFIILDKAERLRDMEAFALPAFLRLQELTQLNICVVLLSQIVWEKFQVGTGFYEPVSIHFPDYCKAELLQIMEKDCPSSYPVEFYKAYCQLLASVFYSVCRDLNELRYLAILHFSKYCEPVDSSEAELTDIRKLWRNIEPHLKKALNTVYLREISSDHWQNVMGQNTLADSDSQEEQGLFVRSHIELPFYTKYLLIAAYLASYNPAHTDKRFFAKQGKRGLGNRAKAAAKGKKSNTQLTA
- the LOC141895512 gene encoding origin recognition complex subunit 5-like isoform X1, with product MAAVSGLFDEEILQNVYSKISCRKPEVKTLLTLFGPRSSYPCPAIFICGHTATGKSFVVETLLQEMQLPHVTVNCVETFTARLIYEHILYLIQDMDQQAKSNVPPKCDNMTDFIRQLKIYLSSRNFTNETFFIILDKAERLRDMEAFALPAFLRLQELTQLNICVVLLSQIVWEKFQVGTGFYEPVSIHFPDYCKAELLQIMEKDCPSSYPVEFYKAYCQLLASVFYSVCRDLNELRYLAILHFSKYCEPVDSSEAELTDIRKLWRNIEPHLKKALNTVYLREISSDHWQNVMGQNTLADSDSQEEQGLFVRSHIELPFYTKYLLIAAYLASYNPAHTDKRFFAKQGKRGLGNRAKAAAKGKKSNTQLTGPKNFQLDRLMAIFYSIVEDNVVPSASILCQISSLVSLNLLAQVTSDDQIDCPKYKCLVNFQTICDIAKQLKFEIMHYLYDFV
- the LOC141895512 gene encoding origin recognition complex subunit 5-like isoform X2, whose amino-acid sequence is MAAVSGLFDEEILQNVYSKISCRKPEVKTLLTLFGPRSSYPCPAIFICGHTATGKSFVVETLLQEMQLPHVTVNCVETFTARLIYEHILYLIQDMDQQAKSNVPPKCDNMTDFIRQLKIYLSSRNFTNETFFIILDKAERLRDMEAFALPAFLRLQELTQLNICVVLLSQIVWEKFQVGTGFYEPVSIHFPDYCKAELLQIMEKDCPSSYPVEFYKAYCQLLASVFYSVCRDLNELRYLAILHFSKYCEPVDSSEAELTDIRKLWRNIEPHLKKALNTVYLREISSDHWQNVMGQNTLADSDSQEEQGLFVRSHIELPFYTKYLLIAAYLASYNPAHTDKRFFAKQGKRGLGNRAKAAAKGKKSNTQLTG